The DNA window GCCCGCACCCCTTCGGCATAATCGGCGATCCGGTCGGCGCTGTCCTTGTTAGCGCCGATATTGACGCCGATGAGCCCCGTCACCCGCCGCAGCCGCGCGAACGCTGCCTGCTGGCCCTCATTGTTGAAGCCCAAGCGGTTGATCACGGCCGCGTCCTCGACCAGCCGGAACATCCGCGGCTTTTCATTGCCCGGTTGCGGCCGTGGCGTCAGTGTCCCCACCTCGACGAAGCCGAAGCCGAGCCCCAACATCTGCGCCGGAACCTCGGCATTCTTGTCGAACCCCGCCGCAAGCCCGACCGGGCTCGGGAACTCGAGGCCCCCGACAACCGAGCGAAGGGACGCCGGGAAAGGCGCCGGGCGTCGCGCCGGTAGCCGCTTCAGCGTCGCGATCGTCGCGCCATGCGCACGCTCGGCGTCGAGCGCGAAAGCGGCGGGGCGGATGAGCGGATAAAGACGCATCGCCGAGCGCCTAGACTATTCCGGCGCGAAGGTTGAGTTTCCCGGTGCAACGCACTAAATCGGACTGGAAAGCTCCGAATAGCCATGCGTCTTACCCACCTCGCCGATTATGCGGTCGTGATGATGACCGCCGCCGCCCGCAGGGGCGAAGGCGAACGGCTGTCCGCGACCGAGCTCGCCGAGGAAACCGGCGTGCCGCTCCCGACCGCGCAGAAGCTGATGGGCAAGCTCGCCGCCGCGGGCCTGCTCGACAGCGTGCGCGGCGCCGGCGGCGGCTTCACGCTCGCGCGGCCCGGGCAGCAGATCAGCCTCGCCGACATCATCGAAGCGGTCGAGGGCCCGATCGCCATGACCCAGTGCAGCGGCTCGGACGAAAGCTCGGACTGCGCACTCGATGCGCACTGCCGTGTGAAGCCGCACATGAACATCGTCAGCAACGCCGTCCGCGGCGCGCTCGGCGCCGTCAGCCTCACGGAACTGGCACGATGACAGACGACGTCGCCAACGCCGAAATCCGCGAGAAGATCGCGCAGGATTACGAATGGGGCTTCGTCTCCGACGTCGAGCAGGAGTTCGCGCCCAAGGGTCTCAATGAGGACACCGTCCGGTTCATCTCGGCCAAGAAGAAGGAGCCCGAGTGGATGCTCGAGTGGCGCCTCAGGGCCTATCGCGCCTGGCTGGAGATGGAGGAGGTCAGCTGGGCCAAGCTCGACATCCCGGCGATCGATTTCCAGGACGCTTATTATTACGCCGAGCCCAAGAAGAAGCCGACGCTCGCGTCATTGGACGAGCTCGATCCGGAAATCCGCCGCACCTATGAAAAGCTCGGCATTCCGATCGAGGAGCAGAAGGTGCTCGCCGGCGTCGAAGGCGCGCGCAAGGTCGCGGTCGACGCAGTGTTCGACAGCGTCAGCGTCGCGACCACCTTCCGCGAGGAACTGTCGAAGGCGGGCGTCATCTTCCTGTCGATCTCGGAAGCCATCCGCGAGCATCCGGAGCTGATCCGCAAATATCTCGGCTCGGTCGTTCCGCAGCGCGACAATTACTTCGCCTGCCTAAACAGCGCGGTCTTCTCCGACGGTACCTTTGTCTACATCCCTGAGGGCGTCCGCTGTCCGATGGAGCTGTCGACCTACTTCCGCATCAATGCCGAGAATACCGGCCAGTTCGAGCGTACTTTAATCGTCGCCGACAAGGGCAGCTACGTCAGCTACCTCGAAGGCTGCACCGCGCCGATGCGCGACGAGAACCAGCTCCACGCCGCGGTCGTCGAAATCTTCGCGCACGAGGACGCGGAGGTGAAATACTCGACGGTCCAGAACTGGTACCCGGGCGACGCCGAAGGCAAGGGCGGCATCTTCAACTTCGTCACCAAGCGCGCGCTATGCAGTGGCGACCGCTCGAAGGTCAGCTGGACCCAGGTCGAGACCGGCAGTGCGATTACCTGGAAATATCCGAGCTGCATCCTCAAGGGCGACGGCAGCGTCGGCGAATTCTACTCGGTCGCACTGACCAACAACCGCCAGCAGGCGGACACCGGCACCAAGATGATTCACATCGGCGCCAACACCCGCTCGACGATCGTCAGCAAGGGCATCAGCGCCGGCCGCAGCGACAACACCTATCGCGGCCTCGTTCGCGTGCTCCCGAAGGCGGAGAACGTCCGCAATTTCACGCAGTGCGATTCGCTGCTGCTCGGCGACCAGTGCGGCGCGCACACCGTGCCCTACATCGAGGTCAAGAACCCGACCGCGACCATCGAGCATGAAGCGACGACGTCGAAGATCAGCGAGGACCAGCTCTTCTACGCGATGAGCCGCGGCCTCGATCAGGAAGCCGCGGTCGCGCTGATCGTCAACGGCTTCGCCCGCGAAGTGCTCAAGCAGCTGCCGATGGAATTCGCGGTCGAGGCGCAGAAGCTGCTCGGCATCAGCCTCGAAGGGAGCGTCGGCTGATGGCGCGCGCCCTTGTCGTCGCCAACATCCGCTTCAAGGATCGCGCTCGCTACGATGCCTATGCAGCGGCCTTCCCTGCCGTGTTCGCAAACAGCGGCGGGAAGATGCTCGCGGCGGACGAAGCACCGCAACTCGAAAGCGGCGACGGCTCGGGCGTCGACAAGATCGTCGTCATGCGGTTCGACAGCGAGGAAGCGGCGCGCTCCTTTCTCAACTCTCCTGAATATGTGCGGATCGCCGAAGACCGCGATGCCGGCGCGGACGTGACCGCGTGGATTGTGAAAGCTTTTTGATGCTCCAGATCAACAACCTCCAGGCGACGGTCGCTGACAAGCCGATCCTCAACGGCATCACCCTCGATGTGCCGGCCGGCGAAGTGCACGCGATCATGGGGCCGAACGGCTCCGGCAAGTCGACGCTGGCCTACGTGCTCGCCGGGCGGCCGGGCTATGAAGTGACCGGGGGGTCCGTGATGTTCACCACTTCCGTTCGCCCTGAGCCTGTCGAAGGGCTGTCCTTCCCTTCTGAAGGCAAGAGCGAGGACAGTGCTTCGACAAGCTCAGCACGAACGGTGGATCTGTTGTCCCTCGAACCGCACGAGCGCGCCGCCGCGGGCCTGTTCCTCGGCTTCCAGTACCCGGTCGAAATCCCCGGCGTGTCGTACCTGCAGTTCCTGCGCGAAAGCCTCAATTCGCAGCGCCGTGGGCGTGGCCAAGCGGAGCTGTCAGGCGGTGAGTTCATCAAGCTCGCGCGTGCGCAGGCTGCGGAACTCGGCATGGACGTCGAAATGCTCAAGCGCCCCGTCAACGTCGGCTTTTCCGGCGGCGAGAAGAAGCGCGCCGAGATGGTCCAGATGGGCATCATGGACCCGAAGTTCGCGATCCTCGACGAAACCGACAGCGGCCTCGACATCGATGCGCTGAAAGCCGTCGGCGCCGGCATCAACCGCATCATGCGCGCCCCCGGCAAGGGCGTGCTCCTCATCACTCACTATCAGCGCCTGCTCGACTATGTGCAGCCGGACCGCGTCCACGTCCTTCGCGCCGGCCGCATCGAACGCAGCGGCGGGCCGGAACTGGCGCTGGAGCTCGAACGCGAAGGCTATGCCGAGGTCGCGGCTTGATGAAACGCCTGAACAAGAGCGCTCACATTGAGCTTGTCGAAATGCGGGCGCTCGCCCTTCGACAAGCTCAGGGTGAGCGCGGTTGGTGCCAGTGACCGCACCCTTCCCTACCCACGCCCATGAGGACTGGCGCTACGCCGACCTCGACGCGCTGAAGCCCGTATGGGAGCAGTTCGCCGAGCCGGTGACGGTGGTCGTTGCGCCGGGAGAAAGCCTCGAGGAAGTGTGGCTGCCGGTCGCCGACGAGGTCCAGGTCCGGCGCGTCCAGCTCTCGCTCG is part of the Sphingomicrobium sp. genome and encodes:
- a CDS encoding SUF system Fe-S cluster assembly regulator, encoding MRLTHLADYAVVMMTAAARRGEGERLSATELAEETGVPLPTAQKLMGKLAAAGLLDSVRGAGGGFTLARPGQQISLADIIEAVEGPIAMTQCSGSDESSDCALDAHCRVKPHMNIVSNAVRGALGAVSLTELAR
- the sufB gene encoding Fe-S cluster assembly protein SufB codes for the protein MTDDVANAEIREKIAQDYEWGFVSDVEQEFAPKGLNEDTVRFISAKKKEPEWMLEWRLRAYRAWLEMEEVSWAKLDIPAIDFQDAYYYAEPKKKPTLASLDELDPEIRRTYEKLGIPIEEQKVLAGVEGARKVAVDAVFDSVSVATTFREELSKAGVIFLSISEAIREHPELIRKYLGSVVPQRDNYFACLNSAVFSDGTFVYIPEGVRCPMELSTYFRINAENTGQFERTLIVADKGSYVSYLEGCTAPMRDENQLHAAVVEIFAHEDAEVKYSTVQNWYPGDAEGKGGIFNFVTKRALCSGDRSKVSWTQVETGSAITWKYPSCILKGDGSVGEFYSVALTNNRQQADTGTKMIHIGANTRSTIVSKGISAGRSDNTYRGLVRVLPKAENVRNFTQCDSLLLGDQCGAHTVPYIEVKNPTATIEHEATTSKISEDQLFYAMSRGLDQEAAVALIVNGFAREVLKQLPMEFAVEAQKLLGISLEGSVG
- a CDS encoding DUF1330 domain-containing protein, translating into MARALVVANIRFKDRARYDAYAAAFPAVFANSGGKMLAADEAPQLESGDGSGVDKIVVMRFDSEEAARSFLNSPEYVRIAEDRDAGADVTAWIVKAF
- the sufC gene encoding Fe-S cluster assembly ATPase SufC; this translates as MLQINNLQATVADKPILNGITLDVPAGEVHAIMGPNGSGKSTLAYVLAGRPGYEVTGGSVMFTTSVRPEPVEGLSFPSEGKSEDSASTSSARTVDLLSLEPHERAAAGLFLGFQYPVEIPGVSYLQFLRESLNSQRRGRGQAELSGGEFIKLARAQAAELGMDVEMLKRPVNVGFSGGEKKRAEMVQMGIMDPKFAILDETDSGLDIDALKAVGAGINRIMRAPGKGVLLITHYQRLLDYVQPDRVHVLRAGRIERSGGPELALELEREGYAEVAA